Genomic DNA from Alkalihalobacterium alkalinitrilicum:
AGTAAGCGTTAGGGGGAGCAACAATTGTTTTATAAAAACCTGATTGCAATTGCAATAGGTGGGGCATTAGGCACCATCTTAAGATATGTTTTAAATGTGTACACATTATTTGTCGGTTACCCGATTGGAACAGTCATTGAAAATATCATCGGTAGTATGTTACTCGGTTTTTTAACAGGCTGGTTTATCAATCGCAAGCCTCGTGAATGGGTGAAAGTAGGGTTAGGTGTTGGCTTTTGTGGAGGGTTTACAACGATGTCTACACTTGCTGCAGACACTTTATTTTTATATCAAACGATGTCTAGTTTAGAATCGCTTATTTATTTATTTGTATCATTATTTGGTGGTTTAACTTTTGCTTTTATTGGCTTATTGCTTGGTACGAAGTGGAGTGAAAAGAAGGAAGAAGAAAAAGAGGGGCAATTGTCATGAATGTTTTAATTTTAGGTTTAGGAGGAGCTCTAGGTGCGATATCCCGGTATCTTATCGGTTTAGTGATAATGCAAAAAAATCCACACCCACCCATTCCGATTGCCATGTTAATTGTTAATTTACTTGGTTCTTTCGGTCTAGGTATATTCTTTGCAACGATGTTCGGTATCATTCCATTAGGAGCTTACGATGAGGCGATATTTTTATTTTTAGGAATTGGTTTTTTTGGAGCATTTACGACGTTCTCCACCTTTAGTATGGAGACGATTGAATTAGTGAGAAAAAAACTGCTGAAAAAAGCAATCATTTATTTCACCCTTTCGATATTAGGAAGTATCGTGGCGTTTCTAGTTGGGTTTTGGTCCGGAAACATTTTAAAGTGATAGGGCAGAATCTTGGTGGATAGAAAAAAAATTTATGAGCAACCTAATGATTGGGAATTATATGTACAAAAATGATTAGGTTGGAGGAAGAATAATGGATCAACAACAAAATCAACAACAGCAGCCGTTACAAAAAGCGCAA
This window encodes:
- a CDS encoding fluoride efflux transporter FluC, producing the protein MFYKNLIAIAIGGALGTILRYVLNVYTLFVGYPIGTVIENIIGSMLLGFLTGWFINRKPREWVKVGLGVGFCGGFTTMSTLAADTLFLYQTMSSLESLIYLFVSLFGGLTFAFIGLLLGTKWSEKKEEEKEGQLS
- the crcB gene encoding fluoride efflux transporter CrcB, which codes for MNVLILGLGGALGAISRYLIGLVIMQKNPHPPIPIAMLIVNLLGSFGLGIFFATMFGIIPLGAYDEAIFLFLGIGFFGAFTTFSTFSMETIELVRKKLLKKAIIYFTLSILGSIVAFLVGFWSGNILK